In one Phacochoerus africanus isolate WHEZ1 unplaced genomic scaffold, ROS_Pafr_v1 Scaffold_18, whole genome shotgun sequence genomic region, the following are encoded:
- the LOC125119197 gene encoding olfactory receptor 18-like: MYLVTMLGNLLIILAVTSDSHLHTPMYFFLCSLSLTDMGFISSTIPKMIVNIQTHSRVISYAGCLTQMSFFILFGCMDGIVLTVMAYDRFVAICLPLHYLVIMNSHLCCNLVLVSFLVSLLESQVHNLIVLQLTCFKNVEISNYFCDPSLLLKLACFDDLTHNLIMYFVGAIFGGIPASGIFFSYYKIISSILRIPSSGGRSKAFSTCGSHLAGVCLFYGAGLGVYFSSAVSHSPRKDAVASVLYTVVTPMLNPFIYSLRNSDIQRAMRRFLRKSV, translated from the coding sequence ATGTACCTGGTCACCATGttggggaacctgctcatcatcctggctgtCACCTCCGACTCCCACCTCCatacccccatgtacttcttcctctgcaGCCTGTCCTTGACTGACATGGGCTTCATTTCTAGTACCATCCCCAAGATGATTGTGAACATCCAGACTCACAGCAGAGTCATCTCCTATGCAGGCTGCCTGACACAGAtgtcttttttcatcctttttggaTGTATGGATGGTATTGTTCtgactgtgatggcctatgacaggtttGTGGCCATCTGCCTTCCACTGCACTACCTGGTCATCATGAACTCACACCTCTGTTGCAACTTAGTTTTGGTGTCTTTTTTGGTTAGCCTTTTGGAGTCCCAGGTACACAATTTGATTGTCCTCCAACTCACTTGCTTCAAGAATGTggaaatttctaattatttctgtGACCCTTCTCTACTCCTCAAGCTTGCCTGTTTTGACGATCTCACCCATAACTTAATCATGTATTTTGTAGGTGCCATTTTTGGTGGGATTCCAGCCTCAGGgatctttttctcttactataaAATCATTTCCTCCATTCTGAGAATCCCCTCATCAGGTGGGAGGTCtaaagccttctccacctgtggctcTCACCTGGCAGGTGTTTGCTTATTTTATGGAGCAGGCCTTGGGGTGTACTTCAGCTCAGCTGTCTCACATTCTCCCAGGAAGGATGCAGTGGCCTCGGTGTTGTACActgtggtcacccccatgctgaaccccttcatctacagtcTGCGGAACAGTGACATCCAAAGGGCTATGAGGAGGTTTCTCAGAAAGTCAGTGTAA
- the LOC125119226 gene encoding olfactory receptor 7E24-like: MERQNLTSVSEFLLLGLSEDPDLQPFLLGLFLSMYLVTMLGNLLIVLAVASDSHLHTPMYFFLSNLSLADMGFITTTVPRMIVNIQTHSRVISYVGCLTQMSFVILFGSMDGTLLTVMAYDRFLAICHPLHYPIIMSPRLCCFLVWVSVFVSLLDSQLHNLLVLQVACFKDVEISNFFCHPSQLLKLACFDTFTNTIVVYFVGTISGFLPISGIFFSYYKIVSSVLRVPSSAGKYKVFSTCGSHLSVVCLFYGTAIGGYLGSALSPSPKKDVEASVMYTVVTPMLNPFIYSLRNRDIKSALWRILHRTVTQSYELASYDIEHISI; encoded by the coding sequence ATGGAACGACAAAATCTAACGAGTGTCTCAGAATTCTTGCTCCTGGGACTCTCAGAGGATCCAGACCTGCAGCCCTTCCTCCTTGGGCTGTTCCTGTCCATGTACCTGGTCACCatgctggggaacctgctcatcgTCCTGGCTGTTGCCTctgactcccacctccacacccccatgtacttcttcctctccaacctgTCCTTGGCTGACATGGGCTTCATCACCACCACTGTCCCCAGGATGATTGTGAACATCCAGACTCACAGCAGAGTCATCTCCTATGTGGGCTGCCTGACACAGATGTCTTTTGTGATCCTTTTTGGAAGTATGGATGGTACTCTTCtgactgtgatggcctatgacaggtttttggccatctgtcaccCACTGCACTACCCCATCATCATGAGCCCACGCCTCTGTTGCTTCTTAGTTTGGGTGTCTGTTTTTGTTAGTCTTTTGGACTCTCAGCTGCACAATTTGCTTGTCCTACAAGTTGCCTGCTTTAAGGATGTGGAAATTTCAAACTTCTTCTGTCACCCTTCTCAACTCCTCAAACTTGCCTGTTTTGACACTTTCACCAACACCATTGTTGTGTATTTTGTTGGCACCATCTCTGGTTTTCTCCCTATctcagggatttttttctcttactataaAATTGTTTCATCTGTTTTGAGAGTCCCCTCATCAGCTGGGAAGTATAAAGTCTtttccacctgtggctcccatctgtcagttgtttgcttattttatggAACAGCTATTGGTGGTTACCTTGGATCAGCATTGTCACCATCTCCCAAGAAGGACGTGGAAGCCTCAGTCATGTACACcgtggtcacccccatgctgaaccccttcatctacagcctgaggaacagggaCATCAAGAGTGCCCTATGGAGGATCCTTCACAGAACAG